The Gadus macrocephalus chromosome 21, ASM3116895v1 genome has a segment encoding these proteins:
- the adgrg6 gene encoding adhesion G-protein coupled receptor G6 isoform X6, whose amino-acid sequence MNHGACLILTLFHPSAGTSLPNDTTHTTNCDSSGLGCPEGLFYRVSFVVEDEDSELDQGDLELSVLQWLNETFESWSDGVYIDYLSVLAASKQRTSSYTLQALLVYSHSTNDSLGEALVSSRLSSSGGSMGRGLQLQTDSIQVKAIEHCPEESPLHYRWPKTRPTTTQHLPCFPNKEVKTSRTCMISSQNLSSYWSAPDLSNCTDIDNIELSAENAAEVAVQLADITNNALSDEEVSKVVTKVKELVNLVKVNFTLASTVVTIISNIMTGSESMPAAASEKVLRTVDDLVQKIEFEGPSVMISSRHLAVAVSALNASSFNGTSFSASIPPNNTDPQINFETDSGHPLAQVTLPASLLTSDSLSEAERDTVDRINFMFFSKNNFFQGEQDGLSLNSYVVASSVGNQSISNLPEPIEIHITHLFYQPSPNPVCMFWDFTMKDGDGGWNREGCRVSPLSNHNKTVCLCDHLTHFGILMDISGAAPQIDQRNTKILTFITYIGCGVSAIFSAATLLTYLAFEKLRRDYPSKILMNLSTSLLFLNMVFLLDGWLASMDADWLCVSVAVFLHYFLLTTFTWMGLESIHMYIALVKVFNTYIRRYILKFCLVGWGLPAVLVSVVVAVDRKSYGRQEYGRGSPGEETQGSSEFCWIQSPVVFYITCVGYFCLVFLMNVAMFVVVMQQICGRNGKRSNRTLREEVLRNLRSVISLTFLLGMTWGFALFAWGPVNVAFMYLFAIFNSLQGLFIFVFHCALKENVQKQWRRYLCCGKLRLADNSDWSKTPTNNTKKVSSENLGKSLSSSSFSSTTATWTSKAKATLYPFNKRHSNTGKGFYNQASPKCASSCSSSSEPETSPSSSSNSILPVSQMIDKVKGYCSTRSDNFYKNIILSDSFSNSTKF is encoded by the exons ATGAATCATGGTGCGTGTTTGATTCTAACTTTATTCCACCCTTCTGCAGGTACATCGCTGCCAAACGACACAACGCACACCACCAACTGTGACTCCTCCGGACTGGGCTGTCCAG AGGGCCTGTTCTACAGGGTGTCTTTCGTGGTGGAGGACGAGGACTCTGAACTGGATCAGGGCGATCTGGAGCTATCAGTCCTGCAGTGG CTGAACGAAACGTTTGAGAGCTGGAGTGATGGTGTCTACATAGATTACTTAAG TGTACTGGCAGCCTCAAAGCAGAGAACTTCCAG ctaCACCCTCCAGGCCCTGCTGGTGTACAGCCACAGCACCAACGACAGCCTGGGGGAGGCGCTGGTCTCCTCCCGGCTGTCCAGCAGCGGCGGGTCCATGGGCCGGGGGCTGCAGCTCCAGACTGACAGCATCCAGGTCAAGGCCATCG AGCACTGTCCGGAGGAGAGTCCTCTCCACTACCGCTGGCCCAAGACccggcccaccaccacccagcatCTGCCCTGCTTCCCCAACAAGGAGGTCAAGACGTCCAGGACCTG TATGATCAGCTCTCAGAACCTGTCGTCCTATTGGTCCGCCCCAGACCTCAGCAACTGTACCGACATTGATAACATCGAGCTGTCAGCAG AGAATGCAGCGGAGGTGGCGGTGCAACTTGCTGACATCACAAACAATGCGCTGTCCGATGAAGAG gtGTCTAAGGTGGTGACGAAGGTGAAGGAGCTGGTGAACCTAGTGAAGGTCAACTTCACGCTGGCCTCGACTGTGGTCACCATCATCTCCAACATCATGACGGGCTCAGAGAGCATGCCGGCCGCCGCCTCCGAGAA GGTGCTGAGGACAGTGGATGACCTGGTCCAGAAGATAGAGTTTGAGGGTCCGTCTGTCATGATCTCCTCCAGACACCTGGCGGTGGCAGTCTCAGCTCTGAACGCCAGCAGCTTCAATGGGACCTCCTTCAGCGCCTCCATCCCCCCCAACAACACAGACCCCCAG ATCAACTTTGAGACGGACAGCGGTCATCCTCTTGCCCAGGTGACCCTCCCTGCATCCCTGCTGACCAGTGACAGCCTGTCTGAGGCGGAGCGGGACACAGTCGACAGGATCAACTTCATGTTCTTCAGCAAGAACAACTTCTTCCAG GGGGAGCAGGACGGTCTCTCTCTGAACAGCTACGTGGTGGCGAGCAGCGTGGGAAACCAGTCCATCAGCAACCTGCCGGAACCCATAGAGATACACATCACACACCTGTTCTACCAG CCCTCCCCGAACCCAGTGTGCATGTTCTGGGATTTCACCATGaaag ATGGGGACGGAGGCTGGAACAGAGAAGGCTGCAGGGTTTCCCCATTGTCCAATCACAACAAGACTGTCTGCTTGTGTGACCATCTCACACACTTTGGCATCCTCATG GACATCTCCGGAGCCGCACCCCAGATCGACCAGAGGAACACCAAGATCCTGACCTTCATCACCTACATCGGCTGCGGCGTGTCGGCCATCTTCTCAGCGGCCACCCTGCTCACCTACCTCGCCTTCGA gAAGCTGCGTCGCGACTACCCTTCCAAGATCCTGATGAACCTCAGCACTTCCCTGTTGTTCCTCAACATGGTGTTCCTATTGGACGGCTGGCTCGCCAGCATGGACGCCGATTGGCTGTGCGTCTCGGTGGCCGTGTTCCTGCACTACTTCCTGCTGACCACCTTCACCTGGATGGGCCTGGAGTCCATCCACATGTACATCGCTCTGGTGAAGGTGTTCAACACGTACATACGCCGATACATCCTCAAGTTCTGCCTCGTGGGATGGG GTCTTCCGGCGGTGCTGGTGAGcgtggtggtggcagtggacAGGAAGTCGTACGGCAGGCAGGAGTACGGCAGAGGAAGTCCAGGAGAGGAGACGCAGGGGTCCTCAGAGTT ctgctgGATCCAGAGCCCGGTGGTGTTCTACATCACGTGCGTGGGCTACTTCTGCCTGGTGTTCCTGATGAACGTGGCCATGTTTGTGGTCGTCATGCAGCAGATCTGCGGCCGCAACGGCAAGCGCAGCAACCGCACGCTGAGGGAGGAG GTTCTGCGTAACCTGCGGAGCGTCATCAGCCTGACCTTCCTGCTTGGTATGACCTGGGGCTTCGCGCTGTTCGCCTGGGGCCCCGTCAACGTGGCCTTCATGTACCTTTTCGCCATCTTCAACTCTCTACAAG gtcTGTTCATCTTTGTGTTCCACTGCGCACTCAAAGAAAACGTCCAGAAGCAATGGAGAAGATACCTCTGCTGTGGCAAACTCAGACTGGCAGACAACTCAG ACTGGAGTAAGACgcccactaacaacacaaagaaAGTGAGCTCGGAGAACCTGGGGAAGTCTctgtcctccagctccttcagctCCACCACTGCCACCTGGACCTCCAAGGCCAAGGCAACCCTCTACCCCTTCAACAAGAGACACAgcaacacag
- the adgrg6 gene encoding adhesion G-protein coupled receptor G6 isoform X5, which yields MNHGACLILTLFHPSAGTSLPNDTTHTTNCDSSGLGCPASTSPTNPSSTDSTNIIHATNVISHEGLFYRVSFVVEDEDSELDQGDLELSVLQWLNETFESWSDGVYIDYLSVLAASKQRTSSYTLQALLVYSHSTNDSLGEALVSSRLSSSGGSMGRGLQLQTDSIQVKAIEHCPEESPLHYRWPKTRPTTTQHLPCFPNKEVKTSRTCMISSQNLSSYWSAPDLSNCTDIDNIELSAENAAEVAVQLADITNNALSDEEVSKVVTKVKELVNLVKVNFTLASTVVTIISNIMTGSESMPAAASEKVLRTVDDLVQKIEFEGPSVMISSRHLAVAVSALNASSFNGTSFSASIPPNNTDPQINFETDSGHPLAQVTLPASLLTSDSLSEAERDTVDRINFMFFSKNNFFQGEQDGLSLNSYVVASSVGNQSISNLPEPIEIHITHLFYQPSPNPVCMFWDFTMKDGDGGWNREGCRVSPLSNHNKTVCLCDHLTHFGILMDISGAAPQIDQRNTKILTFITYIGCGVSAIFSAATLLTYLAFEKLRRDYPSKILMNLSTSLLFLNMVFLLDGWLASMDADWLCVSVAVFLHYFLLTTFTWMGLESIHMYIALVKVFNTYIRRYILKFCLVGWGLPAVLVSVVVAVDRKSYGRQEYGRGSPGEETQGSSEFCWIQSPVVFYITCVGYFCLVFLMNVAMFVVVMQQICGRNGKRSNRTLREEVLRNLRSVISLTFLLGMTWGFALFAWGPVNVAFMYLFAIFNSLQGLFIFVFHCALKENVQKQWRRYLCCGKLRLADNSDWSKTPTNNTKKVSSENLGKSLSSSSFSSTTATWTSKAKATLYPFNKRHSNTGKGFYNQASPKCASSCSSSSEPETSPSSSSNSILPVSQMIDKVKGYCSTRSDNFYKNIILSDSFSNSTKF from the exons ATGAATCATGGTGCGTGTTTGATTCTAACTTTATTCCACCCTTCTGCAGGTACATCGCTGCCAAACGACACAACGCACACCACCAACTGTGACTCCTCCGGACTGGGCTGTCCAG CCTCTACTTCTCCCACCAACCCATCGTCCACTGACTCCACTAACATCATCCATGCTACTAATGTCATCTCCCACG AGGGCCTGTTCTACAGGGTGTCTTTCGTGGTGGAGGACGAGGACTCTGAACTGGATCAGGGCGATCTGGAGCTATCAGTCCTGCAGTGG CTGAACGAAACGTTTGAGAGCTGGAGTGATGGTGTCTACATAGATTACTTAAG TGTACTGGCAGCCTCAAAGCAGAGAACTTCCAG ctaCACCCTCCAGGCCCTGCTGGTGTACAGCCACAGCACCAACGACAGCCTGGGGGAGGCGCTGGTCTCCTCCCGGCTGTCCAGCAGCGGCGGGTCCATGGGCCGGGGGCTGCAGCTCCAGACTGACAGCATCCAGGTCAAGGCCATCG AGCACTGTCCGGAGGAGAGTCCTCTCCACTACCGCTGGCCCAAGACccggcccaccaccacccagcatCTGCCCTGCTTCCCCAACAAGGAGGTCAAGACGTCCAGGACCTG TATGATCAGCTCTCAGAACCTGTCGTCCTATTGGTCCGCCCCAGACCTCAGCAACTGTACCGACATTGATAACATCGAGCTGTCAGCAG AGAATGCAGCGGAGGTGGCGGTGCAACTTGCTGACATCACAAACAATGCGCTGTCCGATGAAGAG gtGTCTAAGGTGGTGACGAAGGTGAAGGAGCTGGTGAACCTAGTGAAGGTCAACTTCACGCTGGCCTCGACTGTGGTCACCATCATCTCCAACATCATGACGGGCTCAGAGAGCATGCCGGCCGCCGCCTCCGAGAA GGTGCTGAGGACAGTGGATGACCTGGTCCAGAAGATAGAGTTTGAGGGTCCGTCTGTCATGATCTCCTCCAGACACCTGGCGGTGGCAGTCTCAGCTCTGAACGCCAGCAGCTTCAATGGGACCTCCTTCAGCGCCTCCATCCCCCCCAACAACACAGACCCCCAG ATCAACTTTGAGACGGACAGCGGTCATCCTCTTGCCCAGGTGACCCTCCCTGCATCCCTGCTGACCAGTGACAGCCTGTCTGAGGCGGAGCGGGACACAGTCGACAGGATCAACTTCATGTTCTTCAGCAAGAACAACTTCTTCCAG GGGGAGCAGGACGGTCTCTCTCTGAACAGCTACGTGGTGGCGAGCAGCGTGGGAAACCAGTCCATCAGCAACCTGCCGGAACCCATAGAGATACACATCACACACCTGTTCTACCAG CCCTCCCCGAACCCAGTGTGCATGTTCTGGGATTTCACCATGaaag ATGGGGACGGAGGCTGGAACAGAGAAGGCTGCAGGGTTTCCCCATTGTCCAATCACAACAAGACTGTCTGCTTGTGTGACCATCTCACACACTTTGGCATCCTCATG GACATCTCCGGAGCCGCACCCCAGATCGACCAGAGGAACACCAAGATCCTGACCTTCATCACCTACATCGGCTGCGGCGTGTCGGCCATCTTCTCAGCGGCCACCCTGCTCACCTACCTCGCCTTCGA gAAGCTGCGTCGCGACTACCCTTCCAAGATCCTGATGAACCTCAGCACTTCCCTGTTGTTCCTCAACATGGTGTTCCTATTGGACGGCTGGCTCGCCAGCATGGACGCCGATTGGCTGTGCGTCTCGGTGGCCGTGTTCCTGCACTACTTCCTGCTGACCACCTTCACCTGGATGGGCCTGGAGTCCATCCACATGTACATCGCTCTGGTGAAGGTGTTCAACACGTACATACGCCGATACATCCTCAAGTTCTGCCTCGTGGGATGGG GTCTTCCGGCGGTGCTGGTGAGcgtggtggtggcagtggacAGGAAGTCGTACGGCAGGCAGGAGTACGGCAGAGGAAGTCCAGGAGAGGAGACGCAGGGGTCCTCAGAGTT ctgctgGATCCAGAGCCCGGTGGTGTTCTACATCACGTGCGTGGGCTACTTCTGCCTGGTGTTCCTGATGAACGTGGCCATGTTTGTGGTCGTCATGCAGCAGATCTGCGGCCGCAACGGCAAGCGCAGCAACCGCACGCTGAGGGAGGAG GTTCTGCGTAACCTGCGGAGCGTCATCAGCCTGACCTTCCTGCTTGGTATGACCTGGGGCTTCGCGCTGTTCGCCTGGGGCCCCGTCAACGTGGCCTTCATGTACCTTTTCGCCATCTTCAACTCTCTACAAG gtcTGTTCATCTTTGTGTTCCACTGCGCACTCAAAGAAAACGTCCAGAAGCAATGGAGAAGATACCTCTGCTGTGGCAAACTCAGACTGGCAGACAACTCAG ACTGGAGTAAGACgcccactaacaacacaaagaaAGTGAGCTCGGAGAACCTGGGGAAGTCTctgtcctccagctccttcagctCCACCACTGCCACCTGGACCTCCAAGGCCAAGGCAACCCTCTACCCCTTCAACAAGAGACACAgcaacacag
- the adgrg6 gene encoding adhesion G-protein coupled receptor G6 isoform X1 has translation MNHGACLILTLFHPSAGTSLPNDTTHTTNCDSSGLGCPASTSPTNPSSTDSTNIIHATNVISHAIFSIPPSLSIVPTTSMPLTPPSNTSTTSSNSSSTISTTTIPARLSSPSSAFASASSAIPAIAVACPSPADANATITHPATAPTPASDTSTLSSATTNPPVTNPPPPHEGLFYRVSFVVEDEDSELDQGDLELSVLQWLNETFESWSDGVYIDYLSVLAASKQRTSSYTLQALLVYSHSTNDSLGEALVSSRLSSSGGSMGRGLQLQTDSIQVKAIEHCPEESPLHYRWPKTRPTTTQHLPCFPNKEVKTSRTCMISSQNLSSYWSAPDLSNCTDIDNIELSAENAAEVAVQLADITNNALSDEEVSKVVTKVKELVNLVKVNFTLASTVVTIISNIMTGSESMPAAASEKVLRTVDDLVQKIEFEGPSVMISSRHLAVAVSALNASSFNGTSFSASIPPNNTDPQINFETDSGHPLAQVTLPASLLTSDSLSEAERDTVDRINFMFFSKNNFFQGEQDGLSLNSYVVASSVGNQSISNLPEPIEIHITHLFYQPSPNPVCMFWDFTMKDGDGGWNREGCRVSPLSNHNKTVCLCDHLTHFGILMDISGAAPQIDQRNTKILTFITYIGCGVSAIFSAATLLTYLAFEKLRRDYPSKILMNLSTSLLFLNMVFLLDGWLASMDADWLCVSVAVFLHYFLLTTFTWMGLESIHMYIALVKVFNTYIRRYILKFCLVGWGLPAVLVSVVVAVDRKSYGRQEYGRGSPGEETQGSSEFCWIQSPVVFYITCVGYFCLVFLMNVAMFVVVMQQICGRNGKRSNRTLREEVLRNLRSVISLTFLLGMTWGFALFAWGPVNVAFMYLFAIFNSLQGLFIFVFHCALKENVQKQWRRYLCCGKLRLADNSDWSKTPTNNTKKVSSENLGKSLSSSSFSSTTATWTSKAKATLYPFNKRHSNTGKGFYNQASPKCASSCSSSSEPETSPSSSSNSILPVSQMIDKVKGYCSTRSDNFYKNIILSDSFSNSTKF, from the exons ATGAATCATGGTGCGTGTTTGATTCTAACTTTATTCCACCCTTCTGCAGGTACATCGCTGCCAAACGACACAACGCACACCACCAACTGTGACTCCTCCGGACTGGGCTGTCCAG CCTCTACTTCTCCCACCAACCCATCGTCCACTGACTCCACTAACATCATCCATGCTACTAATGTCATCTCCCACG CAATCTTCTCCATTCCTCCATCCTTGTCCATCGTCCCCACCACAAGCATgcctctaaccccaccctccaacaccagcaccacctcctccaactcctcctcaaCCATATCCACTACCACAATCCCGGCCCGACTCAGCTCCCCATCCTCTG CTTTCGCCAGCGCTAGCAGCGCCATCCCCGCTATCGCAGTCGCTTGCCCCTCCCCTGCTGATGCTAATGCTACCATCACGCACCCAGCCACTG CCCCGACTCCAGCCAGTGACACATCCACCCTTTCCTCCGCTACAACTAACCCACCAGTTACTAACCCTCCTCCCCCGCATG AGGGCCTGTTCTACAGGGTGTCTTTCGTGGTGGAGGACGAGGACTCTGAACTGGATCAGGGCGATCTGGAGCTATCAGTCCTGCAGTGG CTGAACGAAACGTTTGAGAGCTGGAGTGATGGTGTCTACATAGATTACTTAAG TGTACTGGCAGCCTCAAAGCAGAGAACTTCCAG ctaCACCCTCCAGGCCCTGCTGGTGTACAGCCACAGCACCAACGACAGCCTGGGGGAGGCGCTGGTCTCCTCCCGGCTGTCCAGCAGCGGCGGGTCCATGGGCCGGGGGCTGCAGCTCCAGACTGACAGCATCCAGGTCAAGGCCATCG AGCACTGTCCGGAGGAGAGTCCTCTCCACTACCGCTGGCCCAAGACccggcccaccaccacccagcatCTGCCCTGCTTCCCCAACAAGGAGGTCAAGACGTCCAGGACCTG TATGATCAGCTCTCAGAACCTGTCGTCCTATTGGTCCGCCCCAGACCTCAGCAACTGTACCGACATTGATAACATCGAGCTGTCAGCAG AGAATGCAGCGGAGGTGGCGGTGCAACTTGCTGACATCACAAACAATGCGCTGTCCGATGAAGAG gtGTCTAAGGTGGTGACGAAGGTGAAGGAGCTGGTGAACCTAGTGAAGGTCAACTTCACGCTGGCCTCGACTGTGGTCACCATCATCTCCAACATCATGACGGGCTCAGAGAGCATGCCGGCCGCCGCCTCCGAGAA GGTGCTGAGGACAGTGGATGACCTGGTCCAGAAGATAGAGTTTGAGGGTCCGTCTGTCATGATCTCCTCCAGACACCTGGCGGTGGCAGTCTCAGCTCTGAACGCCAGCAGCTTCAATGGGACCTCCTTCAGCGCCTCCATCCCCCCCAACAACACAGACCCCCAG ATCAACTTTGAGACGGACAGCGGTCATCCTCTTGCCCAGGTGACCCTCCCTGCATCCCTGCTGACCAGTGACAGCCTGTCTGAGGCGGAGCGGGACACAGTCGACAGGATCAACTTCATGTTCTTCAGCAAGAACAACTTCTTCCAG GGGGAGCAGGACGGTCTCTCTCTGAACAGCTACGTGGTGGCGAGCAGCGTGGGAAACCAGTCCATCAGCAACCTGCCGGAACCCATAGAGATACACATCACACACCTGTTCTACCAG CCCTCCCCGAACCCAGTGTGCATGTTCTGGGATTTCACCATGaaag ATGGGGACGGAGGCTGGAACAGAGAAGGCTGCAGGGTTTCCCCATTGTCCAATCACAACAAGACTGTCTGCTTGTGTGACCATCTCACACACTTTGGCATCCTCATG GACATCTCCGGAGCCGCACCCCAGATCGACCAGAGGAACACCAAGATCCTGACCTTCATCACCTACATCGGCTGCGGCGTGTCGGCCATCTTCTCAGCGGCCACCCTGCTCACCTACCTCGCCTTCGA gAAGCTGCGTCGCGACTACCCTTCCAAGATCCTGATGAACCTCAGCACTTCCCTGTTGTTCCTCAACATGGTGTTCCTATTGGACGGCTGGCTCGCCAGCATGGACGCCGATTGGCTGTGCGTCTCGGTGGCCGTGTTCCTGCACTACTTCCTGCTGACCACCTTCACCTGGATGGGCCTGGAGTCCATCCACATGTACATCGCTCTGGTGAAGGTGTTCAACACGTACATACGCCGATACATCCTCAAGTTCTGCCTCGTGGGATGGG GTCTTCCGGCGGTGCTGGTGAGcgtggtggtggcagtggacAGGAAGTCGTACGGCAGGCAGGAGTACGGCAGAGGAAGTCCAGGAGAGGAGACGCAGGGGTCCTCAGAGTT ctgctgGATCCAGAGCCCGGTGGTGTTCTACATCACGTGCGTGGGCTACTTCTGCCTGGTGTTCCTGATGAACGTGGCCATGTTTGTGGTCGTCATGCAGCAGATCTGCGGCCGCAACGGCAAGCGCAGCAACCGCACGCTGAGGGAGGAG GTTCTGCGTAACCTGCGGAGCGTCATCAGCCTGACCTTCCTGCTTGGTATGACCTGGGGCTTCGCGCTGTTCGCCTGGGGCCCCGTCAACGTGGCCTTCATGTACCTTTTCGCCATCTTCAACTCTCTACAAG gtcTGTTCATCTTTGTGTTCCACTGCGCACTCAAAGAAAACGTCCAGAAGCAATGGAGAAGATACCTCTGCTGTGGCAAACTCAGACTGGCAGACAACTCAG ACTGGAGTAAGACgcccactaacaacacaaagaaAGTGAGCTCGGAGAACCTGGGGAAGTCTctgtcctccagctccttcagctCCACCACTGCCACCTGGACCTCCAAGGCCAAGGCAACCCTCTACCCCTTCAACAAGAGACACAgcaacacag